A genome region from Kaistia algarum includes the following:
- a CDS encoding RNA polymerase sigma factor produces the protein MTFAAGSTQPEDAQLAPANASSLLERARGGDARAFAGLVETHYGFIFATAFKWCGNRPDAEDVAQDVCLKLGEAIRSFDARSGFTTWLYRVTLNAVRDLQRAQSRTARHASAYALVSPDEDPGDQEANVAVVDLWRAVRALPPKQRDAVLLVYAEELSHAEAAVILECREATVSWHVHEARKTLRGLL, from the coding sequence GTGACATTTGCCGCGGGGTCCACTCAACCTGAAGACGCTCAGCTGGCCCCGGCGAACGCGTCGTCGCTTCTGGAGCGTGCGCGCGGCGGCGATGCGCGGGCCTTCGCTGGGCTTGTCGAGACGCACTACGGCTTCATCTTCGCGACCGCGTTCAAATGGTGCGGCAATCGGCCGGATGCGGAGGACGTTGCGCAGGATGTCTGCCTGAAGCTCGGCGAGGCCATCCGTTCCTTCGATGCCCGATCCGGCTTCACGACCTGGCTCTACCGGGTGACGCTGAATGCGGTTCGCGATCTTCAGCGCGCCCAATCACGCACGGCAAGACACGCCAGCGCCTATGCGCTGGTCAGTCCCGACGAGGACCCGGGCGATCAGGAGGCGAATGTGGCTGTGGTGGATCTGTGGCGGGCAGTTCGCGCCCTCCCGCCCAAGCAGCGAGACGCCGTCTTGCTGGTCTATGCGGAGGAACTTAGCCACGCCGAGGCTGCGGTGATCCTCGAATGCCGCGAGGCAACGGTGTCCTGGCATGTCCATGAGGCGCGGAAGACATTGAGAGGGCTGCTGTGA
- a CDS encoding DUF3300 domain-containing protein, with protein sequence MMFRAARIGSQLAGASRWAGAAALASLLLLGLPPSHSFAEDAPTPADNVAPSPADAEAAAAAEVPADQAFTQAELRKLLAPFALYPDALLAQLLPACAYPVDIVQAARWLDKNEAAVKKGDFSGADTQSWDPTVKALVRFPDVIQKLNTDLDVTTDLGDAFVNQPEDVAAMVQTLRAEAEKGGSLKSTKQQTVTVQQQGSSSYIVIQPTDPEVIYVPTYDPATVYYDDSYGDNFVYGAVGFGLGVAVGVAVDNVWDWNRGWAYPPRWPGYPGYRPGYPGYGGRPGNVNIGNDINIGGNNNVNIGNGNTRPWRPDGDKYRPGQGSKPNIANRSGNANRAATGNRGNNPKLGAGNAGGGKASAMPDIKGGAGNKGGALADKGAVGNKGGSLANKGAGLDKGGVKQPVAKKPAAKKPAAARAPAKKAPKPTAFGDVRLGGASPSVGNRGAASRQNAYRPQPSYNRGGGGGANFNRGGGGGGNFHGGGGRGGGGGRGGGGRR encoded by the coding sequence ATGATGTTCCGAGCTGCCCGCATTGGTTCACAACTTGCCGGGGCTTCGAGATGGGCCGGCGCAGCTGCGCTGGCTTCGTTGCTGCTCCTCGGCCTGCCGCCCTCGCATTCCTTTGCTGAGGACGCGCCGACGCCGGCGGACAATGTGGCCCCAAGCCCGGCCGATGCCGAGGCGGCGGCAGCGGCGGAAGTGCCGGCTGACCAGGCGTTCACGCAGGCGGAGCTGCGCAAGCTACTGGCGCCGTTCGCGCTTTATCCGGATGCTCTGCTGGCCCAGTTGCTGCCGGCCTGTGCCTATCCGGTCGATATCGTCCAGGCGGCGCGTTGGCTCGACAAGAACGAGGCGGCGGTCAAGAAGGGTGATTTCTCCGGCGCGGATACGCAGAGCTGGGATCCGACGGTCAAGGCTCTGGTGCGTTTTCCCGATGTGATCCAGAAGCTGAACACCGATCTCGACGTGACGACCGATCTCGGCGATGCCTTCGTCAATCAACCTGAAGACGTGGCGGCGATGGTCCAGACGCTGCGCGCCGAGGCCGAGAAAGGCGGTTCGCTGAAGTCGACCAAGCAGCAGACCGTGACCGTCCAGCAGCAGGGAAGCTCAAGCTATATCGTGATCCAGCCGACGGATCCCGAGGTGATCTACGTTCCGACCTATGATCCGGCGACCGTCTATTACGACGACAGCTATGGCGACAATTTCGTCTATGGGGCCGTCGGGTTCGGCCTGGGGGTTGCCGTCGGCGTTGCGGTCGACAATGTCTGGGACTGGAACCGGGGCTGGGCCTATCCGCCACGCTGGCCCGGCTATCCGGGCTATCGGCCGGGCTATCCCGGCTATGGCGGGCGTCCGGGCAATGTCAATATCGGCAACGACATCAACATTGGCGGCAACAACAACGTCAATATCGGTAATGGCAATACGCGGCCCTGGCGCCCGGACGGCGACAAATATCGTCCAGGCCAAGGCAGCAAGCCGAACATTGCAAACCGGTCCGGCAACGCCAACCGTGCCGCCACGGGCAATCGCGGCAACAATCCAAAGCTGGGCGCCGGCAACGCCGGTGGCGGCAAGGCGTCCGCGATGCCGGATATCAAGGGCGGTGCCGGCAACAAGGGCGGCGCGCTTGCCGACAAGGGCGCCGTGGGCAACAAGGGCGGTTCGCTCGCCAACAAGGGCGCGGGGCTCGACAAGGGCGGCGTCAAGCAGCCGGTGGCCAAGAAGCCGGCGGCCAAGAAGCCCGCTGCGGCACGTGCGCCCGCGAAAAAAGCGCCGAAGCCAACGGCCTTTGGTGATGTTCGCCTCGGCGGCGCTTCGCCGTCAGTGGGAAATCGCGGCGCGGCGAGCCGCCAGAATGCCTATCGACCGCAGCCATCCTATAATCGGGGCGGTGGTGGTGGAGCCAACTTCAATCGCGGTGGCGGCGGTGGCGGGAACTTCCATGGCGGAGGAGGTCGGGGTGGTGGCGGAGGCCGCGGTGGTGGCGGGCGTCGCTAG
- a CDS encoding VWA domain-containing protein, with the protein MDHRLSLGGAALALVALPLAYQVYSGHPIAPRTVVAELPAGEEIARQPVSAPSAVPAPVPAKPTPARKQAAEAQDATPPPLSVPAQPAADAAVAAAQPAPPPPAMVMSETASAGETASAPTGAVLAARSRGTIAAAEPSGDRFEKFDESALKSVATDPVSTFSVDVDTASYAYVRASLDDGVLPPPDAVRIEEMINYFPYAYPAPATADVPFRVSLAVFPTPWNAKTELLRIGIKGYVPPAAEKKAQHLVFLVDTSGSMDEPNKLPLLRRAFALLVDSLGPKDTVAIVAYAGSAGVVLEPTRASDKAKVLSALDGLQAGGSTAGAEGIALAYRLAEQSKVEGTVNRVILATDGDFNVGISDPDELKDFIRKRRDDGITLSVLGFGRGNLDDALMQALAQNGNGNASYIDSYAEARKVLVEEAGGTLDMIAKDVKLQLEFNPAAVSEYRLIGYETRALNREDFNNDKVDAGDIGAGHTVTALYEITPKGKGGEQIDPLRYAEAKPAPATEAAPSDEFGFLKLRYKLPGSDQSRLIDTPIPRTIAAGSLDQADDDARFAAAVAAFGQKLKGSSYGDDMSWEAIRDLAMGARGKDEGGYRAEFLRLVPIASDLTSRR; encoded by the coding sequence ATGGATCATCGTCTTTCGCTGGGCGGCGCCGCACTGGCGCTCGTCGCGCTGCCGCTCGCCTATCAGGTCTATTCGGGCCATCCGATCGCGCCGCGAACGGTTGTCGCCGAGCTTCCGGCGGGTGAGGAAATCGCGCGCCAGCCGGTCAGCGCACCGAGCGCGGTGCCGGCACCAGTCCCGGCAAAGCCGACCCCGGCCAGGAAGCAGGCCGCCGAAGCCCAGGACGCCACGCCGCCGCCCTTGTCTGTGCCAGCCCAGCCAGCCGCCGACGCGGCCGTTGCGGCCGCGCAGCCAGCTCCGCCGCCGCCTGCGATGGTGATGAGCGAAACTGCATCGGCAGGCGAAACCGCGTCGGCGCCGACCGGTGCCGTGCTGGCCGCCCGCAGCCGTGGGACCATCGCAGCCGCGGAGCCCAGCGGCGACCGGTTCGAGAAATTCGATGAATCCGCGTTGAAATCGGTCGCGACCGACCCCGTCTCGACCTTCTCGGTCGATGTCGATACGGCGTCCTACGCCTATGTCCGGGCTTCGCTCGACGATGGCGTGCTGCCGCCGCCGGATGCGGTGCGGATCGAGGAGATGATCAATTATTTCCCCTATGCCTATCCCGCGCCGGCAACTGCCGATGTGCCGTTCCGCGTCAGCCTCGCCGTCTTCCCCACACCGTGGAATGCGAAGACGGAGCTGCTTCGCATCGGTATCAAGGGCTATGTGCCGCCGGCGGCCGAGAAGAAGGCGCAGCACCTCGTCTTCCTGGTCGATACCTCCGGCTCCATGGACGAGCCGAACAAGCTGCCGCTGCTCCGCCGCGCCTTCGCTCTGCTCGTCGACAGCCTTGGCCCGAAGGATACGGTGGCGATCGTCGCCTATGCGGGCTCGGCTGGCGTGGTGCTCGAACCGACCCGGGCGAGCGACAAGGCGAAGGTTCTTTCCGCGCTCGACGGCTTGCAGGCCGGCGGCTCGACGGCTGGTGCCGAAGGCATTGCGCTTGCCTACCGCCTCGCCGAACAGTCGAAGGTCGAGGGCACGGTCAATCGCGTGATCCTGGCGACCGATGGCGATTTCAACGTCGGCATCTCCGATCCGGACGAACTCAAGGATTTCATCCGCAAGCGGCGCGACGACGGCATCACGCTTTCGGTGCTCGGCTTTGGCCGCGGCAATCTCGACGATGCGCTGATGCAGGCGCTGGCGCAGAACGGCAATGGCAATGCCAGCTATATCGACAGCTATGCCGAGGCGCGGAAGGTGCTGGTCGAGGAGGCCGGCGGCACGCTCGACATGATCGCCAAGGATGTGAAGCTCCAGCTTGAGTTCAACCCGGCTGCCGTCTCCGAATACAGGCTGATCGGCTATGAGACCCGCGCGCTCAACCGCGAGGATTTCAACAACGACAAGGTCGATGCCGGCGATATCGGTGCGGGCCACACGGTCACCGCGCTTTACGAGATCACGCCGAAAGGCAAGGGCGGCGAGCAGATCGATCCGCTGCGCTATGCGGAGGCGAAGCCGGCTCCGGCGACAGAAGCCGCCCCGTCGGACGAATTCGGCTTCCTCAAGCTGCGCTACAAGCTGCCGGGCTCGGACCAAAGCCGTCTGATCGATACGCCGATCCCGCGGACGATCGCCGCTGGCAGCCTGGATCAGGCGGATGACGATGCGCGGTTCGCTGCTGCCGTCGCCGCCTTCGGCCAGAAGCTCAAGGGCTCCAGCTATGGCGACGACATGAGCTGGGAGGCAATCCGCGATCTCGCCATGGGCGCGCGCGGCAAGGATGAAGGCGGCTATCGCGCCGAGTTCCTGCGGCTCGTCCCGATCGCATCCGATCTCACGTCCCGACGCTGA